Sequence from the Hirundo rustica isolate bHirRus1 chromosome 9, bHirRus1.pri.v3, whole genome shotgun sequence genome:
ACGCTCCAGGAGCAGATCAAGGAGAAGGTCCCATTCCAAATCCAGAAGCAGGAGGCGATCCAAAAGTCCCAGGAGAAGGAGATCTCATTCCAGAGACAGGAGCAGGAGGTCTCGGAGCACGTCCAAAACCAGGTGATGAGCCGGGCGCTGAGCGGGGCCGGGATTGtcccggggctggagcagccctgtccctcccacctctgcttccctttccctgtgcagctgtgaGGGAGTGCTGTTTGAGAGTGACTTGAATCTCTCTTCTGCTAAAAGggataaaaagaaggaagagaaagaaaagaaacgtTCTAAAACTCCCCCCAAAAGCTACAGCACAACCAGAAGATCCAGAAGCACAAGCAGGTATGGAAATGGgcttttctctctgttcccAGCAGGATTTTGATACAGTATTAAATAGAAACAAATGTGGTGGTGATGGAGCAGCTGGCgtgtggaaggtgtccctgtccatggaaGGAGCTGGGCTTTGAGCTCCCTTAAACCCAAACTATGCCTGGATCCCATTGGATCATGATTCCAGTGTGGATGTGTCTGGTACAGGCTCAACAGCACCTCTGCCACCCGTGTCTAATACATACTTGCATTTTCCTGCAGTGTTTGAGGTAAATTCTTCAGGCTTAGAGCAGTTTCTCCTTGTTCTGTGTCAAAGTTTGGTGCTCCAGGGTCACTGCCGAGCTCTTCCTGACTTAGGGAATAAATCCAGGCAAAAGcgtttagtttttaaaaaaaaaaaacttccgAATTTAACTTGCAGTTTTAACAACTCTTTGGTACCCTGTGAGCAGGATTGGAGTTAGGGATGCAtttgcagctttaaaaaaataaacacagattCCCAAAGCTCCCGTGTCTCCCTGCAGGGAACGGCGGCGCAGGCGGAGCCGGAGCGGGACGCGGTCCCCGAAAAAGCCCAGGTCTCCCAAACGGAAAATGTCCCGGTCCCCGTCGCCCAGGAGGTCAGGGAAACACTTGGCTGGAAAAAAACGGGCTCTGGGTGGGAAAATCCCAAATTGTGACCTACAGGGAGGATCCCAGGGGATTCTGTTTGGGGGGAATCGTTGCTGCTtttacagagctgctctggggctggctgggagctcCAGGGGGTTCCAGGGGTGGTAGGAGTAGGACCTGCCCCAGTTCCCAGTCCCtttggctctgcacagctggtTTGGGGTGGCCTGGGCGTTCTGTGACCCTGTGCCAGGATGGGGAACCCGAGGTGCTCCTCTGTAAAACCCTGGAGCATCTGGAGCTGTTCTTGCTGTGATCCCTGTGGGGCCACAGCTTCCACGGTTCTGTTTGCCACAGCGTTGCTCAGCCTTGGCTTTGTGGAGCTGTCCTTGAGCCAGAGCTAAAagtttgggattttgggcaTTTCCTGAAAGCAGAGGCTGTTCCCTACTTGCACTCTGCCATTTTCCTTTGGGtttgctgggagctgtgggtgacTTAGGCTCTGGACACAATTCCAGCCGTGGAATGGGGTGATGGTGATGGGCCTCACCCTCTTCCTGCTGATCCTCACAggcataaaaaggaaaagaagaaggataaggacaaggagaggagcagagacGAGAGGGAGCGGTCAAcgagcaagaaaaagaagagcaaagacAAGGAGAAGGATCGAGACCGGAAATCGGAGAGCGACAAGGACGTGAAAGTATGTTCCAAAAACCCgcggagctgctcccagccctgccctacATCCCCCCGGGCCGGCCCGCAGGGAAGGGCTAACGTGTCCCTTTCCCTGGCAAAGCAGGTCACAAGGGACTACGACGAGGAGGAACAGGGCTACGACAGcgagaaggagaagaaggaggagaagaaagtgaCGGATGCTCCCTCCCCCAAAGGGAAGGAGCCCGGAGCCGAGAAGGGCAGCGGGGACCCGGGCAGGGAATCCAAGGTGAACGGGGACGACCACCACGAGGAGGACATGGACATGAGCGACTGAGCCCGCCCGCAGCCCCTCCGGTGTGATCCTTTATGCTGTACTTGTTAATCCTCAACCTAGATGTATCCAGCTCCGAGCTCTCCGTGGTCTGTCCATCCCGATACTAACTCACACCCAAAGCTTGGGACAGGGACCCCCTGCTCCGGGGGCCCCgctggggccgggccgggccgcacGTCCCTCCCGCAGCATCCCTGCTTCCCTGCCCGCTTCCCTCCCTCAGGacagccagcagggaatggCCCAGGGGTGTGGGGAGTGTGGCACAGCCCCTGTCCTTTGGGAATGTCCCTGGGGTGTGGGGAGTGTGGCACAGCCCCTGTCCTTTGGGAATGCCCCAGGAGTGTGGCACAGCCCCTGTCCTTTGGGAATGTCCCAGGAGTGTGGCACAGCCCCTGTCCTTTGGGAATGTCCCAGGAGTGTGGCACAGCCCCTGTCCTGTGGGAACGTCCCAGGAGTTTGGCACAGCCCCTGTCCTTTGGGAATGCCCCAGGAGTGTGGCACAGCCCCTGTCCTTTGGGAATGCCCCAGGAGTGTGGCACAGCCCCTGTCCTTTGGGAATGTCCCAGGAGTTTGGCACAGCCCCTGTCCTGCAGTCACTAAGCGGCTGCCGGGGCCTCCCGGACACTCTGGAGTCGCCCTTGGATCGCACCAGCTCTTTGTGCCCGTGGTTTTAGTTCTGGTTTTAAGCCAGGTGCTGGGCTCGGCTGGGTTTGGTTTCCCGGTGGGCTTTGGTTTGCTTTGCCCAGGGTTTGATGTCCCGACCTTCCCGAGGGCTCTCCCTCCACCTCCGTGTCCGTTGAGCTCCGCCCAGGGCCGGCTGGAACGCTCCGAGCTCTGCCCGTGCccggggagggaggggcgggggcACAGCCTCACCCGGGGCTGGGGTCTCGGGAGCTCACCCGCTGCAGCAGGgagtgcattttaaaatgacCTTGGTCTGTTTTTAAAGCAAGTCCATAGATAATGTACTTTTTACTCGATCTCAAGTTGTACAAACGGATGAATTTGTGTTCCTGTCCCGGCCGTTCCCTCCCTCCCGCACTCGGTGATCCCATGGTATTTGCAGAGTAGTTACCCAAAGCTGTTCCTTagttccagcagctccagagctttTACTTTTGTGCAGGTAAAGAGACAAAAGTAGCCGACAGTCTGTGCCATGTTGATGTACAGTTTCGGAAAATGTTTTACAAAACTTTGATAATAAAACCCTGAAACTTCAGCTCCTCTTCCTAGAAAACtcctgggttttatttctgctgctggatgcGCCAGACTTCACTTCATTCCTTACAGGGGACTTTTCCATCTGTTACTGAGGAAGGAATTACTTTGCTTTTGGGGGTAGATGGGTGAAAATGGGAATGTGGAGGTCTGTGGGACTGCTGAGAAGGACCTGGGAATGCTGGTGGATGGAAAGCGAGAGCAggctctggggagcagctggagcaacCTCGGGGCCACAACTGCGGTTATGGAAATTAACTGGGCACGGCTGCAGCCCTTCCTGAGGTTTTCCTGCCCCTTTAGGAACAGGAGATTTTCAACCAGCAATTCTGTACCTACAGAGGGAGGCCCTGATCCCTCTCTGAGCTCAGGGGCTGAGGCTGGGGGCAGCAGAGCAAAGCTcagtttaaaaactgaaaaccccaaccccatccctgcaacccccctccccaaaaatccctcagccctccctcaaaaaaaccaaaacccaaaaaaacccagaacatcTCCCTCAAAGCCAAagcaccaaaccaaaaatgCCCTCAAACCTCCCACGCTCCCGCTGGGCCAAAGCCTCCATGGACATCCCGGCTTCGCTCTCCGTTCCCCCAGAACCGTCCCATCCTGTGATCCAAGGGGTTCCTGACGGAGGAGGGGAAATCTCTGGAAGGACTGAACACACTCGGGTGAATTTCgggctccttttccctctctccctccctcccgaGCAGCTGTTCCCAACCTGCTCCCTCAGCTCTGGGCAAGGCCGGGAGCTGCTCCCCGCGTCCTTTCCTGGGATATCCGATCCCATAAAAGCTGGGATTCACAGAGGGCCGAGAAGAGGCTGTAATGAAAATgcaggattttatttaaaaaatgaccAAGAAAATGCCCTCGCAGAacgcagcagcaggagctcattccctcccctcccatcctgctcccagagcGCAGCCGCGTCCCGGGAAGCGCCGGGACGGGAGAGGGAAGCCTGGATTGCACAGGTGGAGCAGCTTCCAAATCCAACAGCATCGTTTGGTCTTTATTCTAACAAATGATACAACCCAAAGTGACTATGAGTGAAGGGAGCAGAAAACCGGGGAGCAGACGATGGGAAAACACAGGAGAGGTTTACAAAttgtcaggaaaagaaaagtgaaactGCAGCATTACAGGAATTGGTTAATCCGGATTAAATAACGCAGTTCTCCTGGCGGGAATTACAACTCAGGAGCAGAGACAGGGAAGTAACAGAGGGGAATCGCTGGGAATATCAGTGGAATACGGTGGGATTCCAGCACAAACACAGCCGGGGGGACGAACGGATCCAACGCAGGAATCGGGAAGTGCGGTGGTGGGAGTGCAGTGGCTggacagcagctccaggagaggaaAACCAGGGATGTTCCCTTTGCCACgggacacagcaggagcttggAAGACCAGAGGAACAGTTTGGTTCAGAAACGACCCGCGGGATCCTTCCGCGGTGAGGTCGGAATTGGGTTGAGCGAAATTCCTGGTTTGTCTTTTAAGAGCCATAAAAAACCCTCGGGGAAATAAGAAGTGGTGGGAGCGGGATGTGATTCCCACCAGCCTGATccagctcccttctcctcctgccctggagTCCCAGCTGGGCTGTCCCGAGGCTGCTCCTGGTCCCCCTGACAtccccagggatgggctggagctgctgcacgGACACAATCCGCGGATCTGTGCTCGCTCCCAGGGACCAAACCTTCCTGGAACACCCGGCCTGGCCTTCAGGAAGATGGGAAAAGCCAAAGGGAGGCTCTGCTGGATCAATCCTGCTTGGAAAAGGAATTTCCCAGAGGCACGGGAGAGGGGAGGGACCCTGTGCCCCAcccacagctggggctggaacaCCCCGGACACACTCCCTGTGACAAAAACAGGCTGTAGTGGACAAAACATGGATATAAACACGGATCTCGGCGtgggcagcccctggggatccacaggcTCAGCCCAGTGTCCCTCCGACCGAGAATTCCTGCAGTGCCTCCACCGGGAAACCTGCCCGGCTGTCCCTACTGTGAGAACTCCTCACCGGGAATGTTCAGACAGgaagcacagcccaggaggagggagaagggaggagagagagcagctctgggagctggggagcaatccagggaattcccatccctcagctccacagggagagcaggagcagccggGAGTTCCTGGGATACAGCTCCAAAGCCGTGCCCACAGTCCGAGGCAGAAccaggctcagcagcagcttcctgcaacgcttcctgcagagcctggaagtgtcccagggaGCAGCCGGGTCCTGGGGGCTTAAAATGCCCCAGAACTGCAGCCAGAGGCCACAGGAACCACGGGAAACACTCCCAGGGGCGGCCCTGGGCCTTGGGCAGACACCCCACGGCCACCAGGAGCCTCAGTCCACAAGAGGAGACCCAAaccctttttgttttccagttccAGCCCAGGATCCACCCTGGGATCAGGCAGtggccccacagccccagcaacaCTCCCCTGGAGACAGGGACGAATTTGGCAtaaccaaaaatgaaaaaaaaaatcccacaaatccATGGATCCTCCCTGCGCCACTGAGGAGAGGGAGCTCTGACATTCACCTTGGGAAGGAACCTCTCACCTCCACTGGAATTCCCAAGGAGTGGGGGGCCCTGTATGGCACCAGCTTCGGCTCCACCCCTGGCACGGGTCCTGCAGCTACACAACACATCCTGGAGGGAccctgggaggggacagagccctgtgctgccccacGAGCACCGATCCCggccccagctcagccccatgGACATTCCCAGTCTGTCCCAGAGGATCCCACCTggctcccaggagcagcacagatgGTGTCAGTCCATCCCAGAGGTGTGAAACACGGCAGGAATTCATCATCACTCGGGAGAACAAGTTCCATCATTCCCAGAGGATGCTCCACACCCGCCCTGACACGGCACTGCAGGAGTCGTTTCCCTTCGCTTGTTTTCCCTAAAGTTTTCCTTTGGATTTGAGTTTGAATTAACGACAAAGCTGCACTGCTCCCCTGTCCCTACGTGTCCCGGAGTTTCCCTGTTCCCACAGGTCCCAGTGCTCCGCAGGTTCACAGAGGTGCTGGGAAAGGACCAACCCCACTCCAGAGCTCCTGGGCTTTGCTGACAGTGATTCCCTGGGCCTCCTCCACGTCcttccccagagcagcctctTTGGGATGGATCAGGGATTCCAGCACTTCGGAATCCCCTGCTCTCAGGTGTGCCTGACACCTTGCCCTGTGCTGAGCCCTTCCCTTGTCCcttgtgctcagcacagctgttCCCTCTGCTTCAGCATCAATGAATCCTCTTCATTTATAAACTTTGTTCCTTAACTCTATGGAATTCCAGAAAAAGTTTTACCTACAGTGCACAAAGaatataatttggaaaatatttacattttttgtaCAATGACACCACAGCACTTGAATCTAAATTTCTTCATACAAACAAATAGCACCATCAGCCTTTCTGCAGAAATCTTGCCCAGCAAACCCCAAAAAGGTGGATTATTGTTAGATGAGGAGACTGCAACAACTGGGAACGGGAATAAGCTCGAGGAGCTGGAGTACCGAAACATCCATGAAGGGGGGGCTGGAcaaagatgagctttaaggttccccccaccccaaaccagtctgggattctgtgtgaTTAAAACACGAAGAGGGCAGGAAATGAATGTGGGAACACCGCAGTGAAAGCTGCCTTGAGCACCACAGTGACCCCAAGTGGAGGgaaagctgctcctgcagggaggggGAACGCCTGAGCTTTTCCCAGTGCCCCTGGGCAGTTCTCCCAGTGCCCCTGGGCAGTTCTCCCAGTGCCCCTGGGCAGTTCTCCCAGTGCCCCTGGGCAGTTCTCCCAGTGCCCCTGGGCAGCACTCCAGGCTGCTGAGGGCGCACACGAACTGACCTGCTGGTGCTCGGCCTTTCTGGGACACCTCTCCCAAGTGAGGGTCAAATACAGGATCACCAAGTGACATTCCTGGCCAGGCAGGCCTGGAGCGCTCCCCAAGCCCgggggaggcaggcagggagcagagagcagggcgGCAGCGGGGATGAAGGGGTGAGGCCGGCGCTCCGAGGCGCCTTGCTCCCCGCAGAGCgcagctggctctgccctggggcGCAGGAGGAAATCCCGGTGCCAGCGGTGCCCGTTTGGTTCGTTCGTCTACAGCCAAGGCGTTCCTTGGGGATACCTTCCAACATTCTGTGGCTGAGCTGTGAGCTCAGGGAACAGGGAGCACGGGGCGGGACGAGGGGGCTcacacccccagccccggctcGGTGCCGAGGTCCAGCAGCGCCTCGTGGATCGCCACGGGcgtaaaaaatttaaaaagcagcagctgctcccagctggggcaggactGGCTGTGCCAAGGGCGATGGgaagagggagctgcaggggctgcgGTGCCAGCGCATCCGCGCCGCTGCTCCTTCCCTTCGCCGCGGCCTCGCCCCGCTCATCCCTTCCTGCGCCCCGCGGCTCCGCTCTCCTGTGGGTGCAGCCATTCCCTTTTCCCCGGGACGCAGGTGTGGATATCCCCCGGGAACCTTCCAGCCCCGTTAGAGGTCCGGGAAGCGGCTGGGATCCTCCTTGTAGTCGTCGGGAATGGTGAAGATGGAGTCGTGGAACTCGTCGTAGCGGAACTCCTGGAACGTCACAGTGGCCGTGATGGTGGGGAACACCGGGATGTCTgcgggcagggagaggctgcgTCAGGGCCGAGGAAAAGCCGGGAATGGCACCAAGGCCCAGCCCTGGAGCGTCCAAGGCCCGGCTGGGATAGcggaaagtgtccctgcccacgggaATGGGAGCACCAGTTGGAATCTGAGGTCACTCCCAAGCCAAACTGCTCTGGAATGCTGTGCAAATACGGCAGAGGGAGAGCACAGCCCGTCCAGGAATGCAATTCCAGAAACCCTGTATCCCTCAGGAAAGGGGCTACTGCTTCTGGGGTCATCTATCCCATGGATAAGTTGATTTTTAGACATTCCCATCTGTTACCAGTGCaatggttttatatttttcacttaaaataaatctgtcaCCAGTAATCCTTGAAGGAAGGGAAACACAGGAATGCTACAAAATACTCCACACCTGAGAtcctcccctcctgcaggaATAATCCAGCACATCCCACTGCCCTTGGAGCAAGGCCCCagcacctctgtgctcctgAACTCTCCTGCAACATATTCCTAGGTGAGAGCTCTTCcccaaaactcaaaaaaacacCTCCTGAACATACTGCAAGAATAAATGCACGTGTTTAGATCTGGATTGGatatttgggaaaatttctcttggttttccagccctggaggagtccccatccctggggggatTCCAAAGCTGTGTGCacgtggcacttggggacacggggcagtggtggccttggcagtgctggggatggCTGGATTCagtcttagagggcttttccaacctaaaatTCTGGATATACCAAGCCCCAGGAGTGGCTGTGTGCTCTTACCTAACTTGACAGGAAAGCCTGGTGGAAGCTTCATTTGAACAAATTCTCTAAGTTTGTTAAAGTGCTTGAAGGGTGCAATGACTTCTAAGACATTCAACAACCTgcaaaggagagcagagcccgTGACAGAtcctcctgccacagcctgtCCCTCTGGGACAGGAAAACACGATCCAAAGGGCGCAGGGGACAGAGGAGGTGACAGTGCCATCACCCCAGGGCTGCGGGGTCACCCCACATCCCGCTCCCGGTGATCCAGAAT
This genomic interval carries:
- the SRSF11 gene encoding serine/arginine-rich splicing factor 11 isoform X3 translates to MLNINSHQALYFSQHKYFQQTQVVYQGDFAGCICVFGASGLGCSLMPGCFPAGVIPDETKALSLLAPANAVAGLLPGGGLLPTPNPLSQIGAVPLAALGAPALDPALAALGLPGANLNSQSLAADQLLKLMSTVDPKLNHVAAGLVSPSLKSDTSSKEIEEAMKRVREAQSLISAAIEPDKKDEKRRHSRSRSRSRRRRTPSSSRHRRSRSRSRRRSHSKSRSRRRSKSPRRRRSHSRDRSRRSRSTSKTRDKKKEEKEKKRSKTPPKSYSTTRRSRSTSRERRRRRSRSGTRSPKKPRSPKRKMSRSPSPRRHKKEKKKDKDKERSRDERERSTSKKKKSKDKEKDRDRKSESDKDVKQVTRDYDEEEQGYDSEKEKKEEKKVTDAPSPKGKEPGAEKGSGDPGRESKVNGDDHHEEDMDMSD
- the SRSF11 gene encoding serine/arginine-rich splicing factor 11 isoform X4 produces the protein MSTVDPKLNHVAAGLVSPSLKSDTSSKEIEEAMKRVREAQSLISAAIEPDKKDEKRRHSRSRSRSRRRRTPSSSRHRRSRSRSRRRSHSKSRSRRRSKSPRRRRSHSRDRSRRSRSTSKTRDKKKEEKEKKRSKTPPKSYSTTRRSRSTSRERRRRRSRSGTRSPKKPRSPKRKMSRSPSPRRHKKEKKKDKDKERSRDERERSTSKKKKSKDKEKDRDRKSESDKDVKQVTRDYDEEEQGYDSEKEKKEEKKVTDAPSPKGKEPGAEKGSGDPGRESKVNGDDHHEEDMDMSD